acttggaaatgatggtgttcacatacacctgctacactggtccttctaggtgatggaagTTGGAGGTTTAGGAGGTTCTGTCAACGTTCTGGTCAAGATGTAGATATGTAAAATACTTCTCCTCTCCCTGCCTCTAGCTCTTGCTCTCACTtgcgcttgctctctctctctctccatcctcgcATTGCAGTATTACCAGATTCCATTTCACAACCTTCCTTTGTGTTTTTGTGAGTTCTCTCACTTTTTTCTGTTttcaatcaatttcacagggttttagcaGGGGAGGAATTGCAGCCAGTTGCAGCAAAGTAAACGTCAGGATCTGAAGGAGTCACCCAATGTATCGTAACCCGAATATCACTCAATTTTGAACGTGAAAGGAAAAATCTCAATCACAGTGCAGAAAAACTGTGCATGTGTTCTGTGTGTGAACGAGATTTCAGCtgatcatctggcctgtcgaaacaCAAGCGCAGTCACACAGAGTAGAATCACATGAAAATATGGGGACTGGAAACGGAATGAATTATCCAATTGAACTGCTCCTTatatgggaagggattcactacttcatctgatctgctgaaacaccaacgagttcacacggGGAGAGCCATTCCCCTGCTCAGATTGTGGaaagggattcattcagtcatcccacttgctgacacatcagcgagttcacactggggagagaccttttaaatgtccattcTGTGGGGATTGCTATAAAAGTTCTGCTGAACTGATGTCTCATCAACGTGTTCATGCTGTCAAGAGACTATTCAGATGCTCTCACTGTGGGACTGAGTTCAGGCGatcatctgaactcactgtacACGAGCATGCACACACTGAGGAGAGgtctttcacctgctcagagtgtgggaagggatttactacttcatccaacctgctgaaacaccagcgagttcacactggggagaggccgtttatctgctcagagtgtgggaagggattcactcaatcatcccacctgctgacacaccaacgagttcacactggggagaggccattcacctgcttagAGTGTGGTAAGGGATTCAGTACTTCAACCGACCTGCGAACACACCagcacattcacactggggagaggccattcacctgctcagagtgtgggaagggattcactcggtcatttctcctgctgacacaccagcgagttcacacgggggagaggccgttcacctgctcagagtgtgggaaggcattcactcagtcatccaccctaCTGAAACATctgcgcattcacactggggagaggccattcacgtgCTCCGAGTGTGGAAAAGGATTCACTCGGTCATTCCTCTTgctgtcacaccagcgagttcacactagggagaggccgttcacctgctcagagtgtgggaagggattcactacttcatctgacctgctgagacaccagcgagttcacaccggggagaggccattcaccttctCAAAGTGAGGTTGGGTATTgagtcagtcatccaacctgctgaagcACCAGTGAGCTCACAAGtacttcagggatgagaaatttccaccaaATAACAGATTTCCAACATTGGGGTTTCGGAACTCCACCATTGGCTGCTCCATTTCCGATCTTAACCAAAAAGCCAGCTTTTAAAAAAAGGATTTGTACTGTTAGTTCCGATTTTTTTGTAGCCGGACAACCACAAAGCTGCACTGTGGTTTTTCTACTTGTTTATAAGTCGTCTTTATTTTTTATAGTCTTCCACCTCAGTGGAAATGAACTTCAACCAGGAAAGCAATTGGGTAAACCTGCATgctccttcacaacttcagtgtatcagtcttctgtaaatggccaaaaaggTGTGTCTATACAGAGACCAATTCCCAACGTTTGGTCCttgagaggatgagaaggggaatttagttatgggatatgatgaaatggctgaggcattgaacaggtattttgtattggtcttcacagtggagggcattaataacatgccagtaattgacaaagagacgaacgtaggtgaggacctggaaacaatcattattacggaagaggtagtgttgggcaagctaatggaactaaggattgataagtctcctggccctgatggaatgcatcccagggtactgaaagagatggcgggagaaatagcaggtgcactgacggtaattttccaaaattcgctggactcgggtagtcccagctgattggaaaacagcagatgtgacgccactgtttaaaaagggaggtagacaaaagatggggaattatagaccggttagcttaacctctgtagtggggaagatgcttgagtctattatcaaggaagaaatggcAGGGcacctcgatagaaattgtcccgttgggcagacgcagcatgggttcatgaagggcaggtcatgcttgacaaatcttttggaattctatgatgacattatgagcaaggtggacaatggggacccagtggatgtggtgtacctagatttccaaaaggcctttgacaaggtgctgcataagaggctgctgcataagataaggatgcatggcgttaggggtaaagtattagcatggatagaggaatggttgactaacaggaagcagagagtggggataaatgagtgctattctggttggcaatcagtcactagtggtgtgcctcagggatcggtgtt
This genomic window from Heterodontus francisci isolate sHetFra1 chromosome 34, sHetFra1.hap1, whole genome shotgun sequence contains:
- the LOC137349204 gene encoding zinc finger protein 214-like; the encoded protein is MSHQRVHAVKRLFRCSHCGTEFRRSSELTVHEHAHTEERSFTCSECGKGFTTSSNLLKHQRVHTGERPFICSECGKGFTQSSHLLTHQRVHTGERPFTCLECGKGFSTSTDLRTHQHIHTGERPFTCSECGKGFTRSFLLLTHQRVHTGERPFTCSECGKAFTQSSTLLKHLRIHTGERPFTCSECGKGFTRSFLLLSHQRVHTRERPFTCSECGKGFTTSSDLLRHQRVHTGERPFTFSK